A single window of Nasonia vitripennis strain AsymCx chromosome 4, Nvit_psr_1.1, whole genome shotgun sequence DNA harbors:
- the LOC116417244 gene encoding uncharacterized protein LOC116417244 isoform X1: MLAACGKTNEKMNSSGLSSANLSSSPGQRMQDSENTEPSNTNKFMTRIKCDLQVQKHQKHTNRELHLKRVQNLRKELDYLKATEWKYQHVDRALNHSHRN; encoded by the exons ATGCTTGCCGCCTGTGG AAAAACAAATGAAAAGATGAATAGTTCTGGCTTATCATCAGCTAATTTGAGTTCGTCACCTGGTCAAAGAATGCAAGATTCAGAAAATACAGAACCATCTAATACCAACAAATTTATGACCCGTATTAAATGTGATCTTCAAGTACAAAAGCATCAGAAACATACAAATCGAGAACTTCATCTCAAACGGGTACAAAACTTAAGAAAGGAATTAGACTATTTAAAAGCTACCGAGTGGAAATATCAACATGTAGATAG AGCACTTAATCATTCTCACAGAAATTGA
- the LOC116738562 gene encoding uncharacterized protein LOC116738562: MKKSAALPTGGKHDQKLQQNTDSPSKKPYGFCCEPRKDKPLIDERPENDPALDYVALDAGGPNLKICFEELDRVQSTVSRKAPSTRSKSPRISLREDKFGNS, encoded by the coding sequence ATGAAAAAGTCAGCAGCATTACCCACAGGCGGCAAGCATGATCAGAAACTGCAACAGAATACGGATTCACCGAGTAAGAAACCCTACGGCTTCTGCTGCGAGCCTCGCAAAGACAAACCGTTGATTGACGAGCGACCTGAGAACGATCCTGCTCTGGATTACGTAGCGCTGGATGCTGGCGGACccaatttgaaaatttgcttCGAAGAGCTTGACCGTGTCCAGTCGACCGTGTCGAGAAAAGCTCCGAGTACCAGGTCTAAGTCACCTAGGATCAGTCTTCGAGAGGATAAATTTGGAAACTCATGA
- the LOC116417244 gene encoding uncharacterized protein LOC116417244 isoform X2 → MNSSGLSSANLSSSPGQRMQDSENTEPSNTNKFMTRIKCDLQVQKHQKHTNRELHLKRVQNLRKELDYLKATEWKYQHVDRALNHSHRN, encoded by the exons ATGAATAGTTCTGGCTTATCATCAGCTAATTTGAGTTCGTCACCTGGTCAAAGAATGCAAGATTCAGAAAATACAGAACCATCTAATACCAACAAATTTATGACCCGTATTAAATGTGATCTTCAAGTACAAAAGCATCAGAAACATACAAATCGAGAACTTCATCTCAAACGGGTACAAAACTTAAGAAAGGAATTAGACTATTTAAAAGCTACCGAGTGGAAATATCAACATGTAGATAG AGCACTTAATCATTCTCACAGAAATTGA
- the LOC100115641 gene encoding eukaryotic translation initiation factor 3 subunit E: protein MAKFDLTHKIGQYLDRHLVLPHLEFLSAKEIFDENDLLQVKLDILSKTHMVDYEIDVKCQVYRDINAPEEMKIRRQDILNELCRLQENAKVILDLMNNEEKMKKIDGMRDNKSLIKFLYDEVPGFQMEMMDDLVKLAKYRYECGNYQVSSSYLYFYMLVMSPTDKNYLNASWGKLASEILTQDWDTALEDINKLRDYIDNNIGQFNSLQVLQQRTWLIHWSLFVFFNHIKGRDMIIDMFLYRPHYLNAIQTMCPHILRYLATAVIVNRLRRPALKDLVKVIQQESYSYRDPITELLEHLYVNFDFDGARQKLQECQTVLCNDFFLIALLNEFVESARLMIFETFCRIHQCISIQMLSEKLNMEVEVAECWIVNLIRSARLDAKIDSKLGHVVMGGQSASPYQQLTEKIETLSVRSEALEALIERKVKAKNQDHIVWNP, encoded by the exons ATGGCTAAGTTTGATTTGACGCACAAAATCGGCCAATACCTGGATCGACATTTGGTGCTTCCTCATCTCGAGTTTCTCAGCGCTAAGGAA ATCTTTGACGAAAATGACTTACTGCAAGTGAAGCTGGATATTCTTAGCAAGACTCATATGGTTGACTACGAGATCGATGTGAAATGTCAGGTTTATCGTGACATCAATGCACCAGAG GAAATGAAAATCAGGCGACAAGACATTCTGAATGAATTATGCCGATTACAAGAGAATGCTAAAGTTATCCTTGATCTGATGAACAATGAGgagaagatgaaaaaaattgatggaATGAGAGATAATAAATCATTGATCAAGTTTCTCTATGATGAGGTTCCAGGC TTTCAAATGGAGATGATGGATGACCTTGTAAAATTAGCAAAATACAGATATGAGTGTGGTAACTACCAGGTGTCAAGTTCATATCTGTACTTCTACATGCTGGTCATGTCACCTACTGATAAG AACTATTTGAATGCGTCATGGGGAAAACTGGCCTCAGAAATTCTGACGCAAGATTGGGACACAGCACTTGAAGACATTAACAAACTTAGAGAttatattgataataatattgGACAGTTTAATTCACTGCAAGTACTTCAACAACGCACTTGGCTCATTCATTGGAgtctttttgtattttttaaccaCATCAAAGGCAGAGACATGATCATTGATATGTTCCTATACAGACCACA CTATTTAAATGCCATCCAAACAATGTGCCCTCATATTCTGCGTTACTTGGCAACTGCTGTAATTGTCAATCGCTTAAGGAGGCCAGCTTTGAAGGATCTCGTGAAAGTGATTCAACAAGAATCCTACAGCTACCGTGATCCTATTACTGAATTACTTGAACATTTGTATGTCAATTTTGACTTTGATGGAGCACGTCAGAAATTGCAGGAGTGCCAAACGGTTTTGTGCAATGACTTTTTCCTTATTGCATTGCTTAATGAATTTGTTGAGAGTGCAAGACTTATGATCTTTGAAACTTTCTGCAGAATTCATCAATGCATATCAATTCA aatgctttctgaaaaattaaatatggaAGTGGAAGTAGCAGAATGCTGGATTGTAAATCTCATTAGAAGTGCAAGACTAGACGCAAAGATTGACAGTAAATTGGGGCATGTTGTTATGGGAGGACAATCTGCCTCTCCCTACCAGCAACTtacagaaaaaattgaaaccttgagtGTACGCAGTGAAGCATTAGAGGCATTGATTGAAAGGAAAGTGAAGGCTAAGAATCAAGATCACATTGTTTGGAATCCATAA
- the LOC116417243 gene encoding elongator complex protein 6 — translation MEEVREAIGIDKVDMSGNFIFIEEQHNADANFVLHAITSHCRDTNKIVCFALFHNTFGHFHNVGMKLGYNLRKELNSSVRIVEPLKIISKNIHRENKAYAAPQVTDNKLPEFDIKNKSSHLVKQLAQIIKDECISIKKGLINQKVYLIIDDLSHLFDFGLSFQDIWLFIRYLRSFVNFEPHLTFCIASHVYKAAQEVCHPNITAICLRHFADLVINVQPLETGFSKNVSGKMIVNWKSQQQRLKFKWSEEMIYLFKLLDRQVKLFAPGSSHIM, via the coding sequence atggaaGAGGTCAGAGAGGCTATTGGTATTGACAAAGTTGATATGAGTggtaattttatattcatcGAAGAACAGCATAATGCTGATGCAAATTTTGTTCTCCATGCCATCACTTCTCACTGTAGGGATACAAACAAAATTGTCTGCTTTGCTCTATTTCACAACACCTTTGGACATTTTCACAATGTTGGAATGAAGCTTGGTTATAATCTGAGAAAAGAACTCAATTCTAGTGTCAGGATTGTTGAGCCACTGAAAATCATATCCAAGAATATTCATCGTGAAAACAAAGCATATGCTGCTCCACAAGTTACAGATAACAAACTACCAGAATTcgatattaaaaacaaaagtagTCATCTGGTAAAACAACTGGCTCAAATAATCAAAGATGAATGCATTTCGATCAAAAAAGGCTTGATTAATCAAAAAGTGTACCTTATAATAGACGATCTGAGTCACTTGTTTGATTTCGGACTCAGTTTCCAAGATATTTGGTTATTCATAAGATATTTGAGATCATTTGTTAACTTTGAACCTCATCTCACTTTTTGCATTGCAAGTCATGTTTACAAAGCTGCACAGGAAGTATGCCATCCTAACATAACTGCAATTTGTTTGCGTCACTTTGCTGATCTGGTAATAAATGTACAGCCATTAGAGACTGGCTTCTCTAAAAACGTTTCTGGAAAAATGATTGTTAATTGGAAATCGCAGCAACAAAGACTGAAATTCAAGTGGTCAGAAGAGATGATTTATTTGTTCAAACTGTTGGATCGGCAAGTGAAACTCTTCGCTCCGGGTAGCTCCCAcattatgtaa
- the LOC103317366 gene encoding ankyrin-1, with amino-acid sequence MELSNDADRTFVLHNAVEHKNEYHINSLLLKNIDVNKLDKYNRSALHIAVVGKSQRIVAMLLEYGANPNLKEKRQGMTALHLAIKERELFIARLLMQKGANPNEVTKYNATSLHLALEVQDEELVKLTLEYGASIHAKKFGKSPLHLAVEHGNLPIAAELIRRGSNVDDTCIDGQTALHIAVEMKDAVMTGLLLANNARTDIKKFGSCPLYLAVKNDCIEITKLLLLAPSVSNDDFKNRCIALELAFQKKNEKMVRVLLEHGVDPNSKMSDKTPLHLACSCEWEGIVILLLERGADVTQVTSDNVSPLHIALEQGSVRIVKLLVRHNADVNVRQHRTGVTPLHIAVKRACHESVQLLLAAGADANVTTNLNITALHLAFEARDREMIASLLAHGADPNLPKYGKSPLELSIECRWPDLARQLLQRGADPNSIGSDQLPMIFNTIKQKNVELLQLLIEFKADINTPDPKSNYSPLMVAASCRCDEAAEVLIDSGADLDYATEDGTTTLHLALERRRESLVKLLLRKGANLEIKKRSLAPLHVAAECRWLDVAEVLLARGADVNELTIYFATPLFYAVEKSEFAMAKLLLRHGADVNYKWYGSTALHVASGLRQPEMVTLLLDWGARVNEYNEQDADCVSALHIALKNGDEKIAKILLERRASVKMRDRKMNRMPLHLAAESGCVEAARMLLARGAMANDTDKMDVTPLQLAAMRGRIKMAELLLEHGAQVNARNRADHYTSLHYAVIHRNYNMVRLLLAEGADVHCEDSLGTRTPFNLALQKFEDDRMMHLLLLEQATGPECMKQMLQHLGKLSSSSPIGEMLIRHLVRRKGEISRDELDTHRVSNDLQKYHERCVKEISELHKHVFYENVTLHTLLCKTSRELSLLARNESLVQAFEASDYQSKYPIYERILKDSMRAAQNMNKLTIGAENMLVRLFKRELPHLMNHMIINYLSNTDLRILNSIEMQMQ; translated from the exons ATGGAGTTGAGCAATGATGCCGATAGGACATTTGTCCTTCACAATGCTGTTGAACACAAGAATGAATACCACATAAATAGTCTCTtgcttaaaaatattgatgtcaACAAGCTTGACAAGTATAATAGAAGTGCTCTTCACATAGCTGTGGTAGGCAAGAGTCAACGCATTGTGGCAATGCTCCTGGAATACGGAGCCAATCCAAATTTAAAAGAGAAGCGCCAAGGGATGACTGCGCTACACCTTGCAATAAAGGAAAGAGAACTGTTCATCGCAAGGTTACTTATGCAAAAGGGAGCCAATCCCAATGAAGTCACAAAGTACAATGCAACATCTCTTCACTTAGCATTAGAAGTTCAAGATGAGGAGCTGGTGAAACTTACTCTGGAGTACGGTGCCAGCATACATgcaaaaaaatttggaaagaGTCCACTGCACCTTGCCGTAGAGCATGGCAACCTACCTATAGCTGCAGAATTGATCAGAAGAGGAAGCAATGTTGATGACACTTGCATAGATGGTCAGACAGCTTTACATATAGCTGTTGAAATGAAGGACGCGGTAATGACGGGATTACTGTTAGCGAATAATGCAAGGACagacataaaaaaatttggcAGCTGTCCCCTCTATTTGGCAGTGAAGAATGACTGCATCGAAATTACCAAGTTGCTGCTTCTCGCGCCCTCTGTCAGCAACGACGATTTCAAAAACAGATGTATAGCTCTAGAGTTGGCATTCCAGAAGAAGAATGAAAAAATGGTCAGAGTTTTACTCGAGCACGGTGTTGATCCAAACTCCAAGATGTCCGACAAGACTCCACTTCATCTGGCCTGTAGCTGTGAGTGGGAAGGCATCGTCATCTTGCTCCTGGAACGCGGTGCCGATGTGACACAGGTTACCAGCGACAACGTTTCTCCGCTGCATATAGCTCTTGAGCAGGGTAGTGTCAGGATCGTCAAGCTCCTGGTAAGGCACAACGCCGATGTCAACGTCCGCCAACACCGGACCGGCGTTACACCTCTGCACATTGCCGTAAAAAGGGCCTGTCACGAGTCGGTACAACTGCTACTAGCTGCTGGAGCCGACGCCAACGTGACTACCAATCTGAACATCACAGCTCTGCACTTGGCTTTCGAAGCGCGAGACCGCGAGATGATCGCCAGTCTCCTAGCCCACGGCGCCGACCCGAATCTGCCAAAATACGGCAAGAGTCCCCTGGAGCTCTCCATCGAGTGCCGCTGGCCAGACCTCGCTCGCCAGCTTCTCCAGCGCGGCGCCGATCCAAATTCCATCGGCTCTGACCAGCTCCCCATGATCTTCAACACCATTAAGCAGAAGAATGTCGAATTGCTGCAGCTGCTCATCGAGTTCAAGGCAGACATCAATACACCGGATCCCAAGTCCAACTACAGTCCGCTCATGGTAGCCGCCAGCTGCCGTTGCGACGAGGCGGCCGAGGTTCTCATCGACAGCGGCGCTGACCTGGACTACGCCACCGAGGACGGCACCACTACCCTCCACCTCGCCCTGGAGCGTCGTCGCGAGTCCCTTGTCAAGCTCCTCCTCAGGAAGGGCGCCAATCTGGAAATCAAGAAGCGCAGTCTTGCTCCTCTCCACGTAGCTGCAGAATGTCGCTGGCTCGATGTCGCGGAGGTTCTGCTAGCACGTGGCGCCGACGTAAACGAGCTCACTATCTACTTCGCTACGCCGCTCTTTTATGCCGTCGAGAAGAGCGAGTTTGCCATGGCTAAGCTGCTACTCAGACACGGCGCCGATGTCAACTACAAATG GTACGGCAGCACTGCACTTCACGTGGCCTCGGGTCTCCGACAGCCTGAGATGGTGACGCTGCTGCTTGACTGGGGCGCGCGCGTCAACGAGTACAACGAGCAGGACGCGGATTGCGTATCCGCGCTACACATTGCGCTCAAGAACGGAGACGAGAAAATCGCCAAAATATTACTGGAGAGACGTGCCAGCGTGAAAATGCGCGATCGCAAGATGAACCGCATGCCGCTACATCTGGCCGCGGAATCCGGTTGCGTCGAGGCCGCCCGAATGCTGTTGGCTCGGGGTGCCATGGCCAATGATACGGACAAAATGGACGTGACGCCGCTGCAGCTCGCGGCGATGCGGGGCCGAATCAAGATGGCGGAACTGCTCCTCGAGCACGGTGCTCAGGTCAACGCCCGGAACCGCGCGGATCACTACACCAGCCTGCATTACGCGGTGATACATCGCAACTACAACATGGTCCGACTACTGCTGGCCGAGGGCGCGGACGTGCATTGCGAGGACAGTCTAGGTACCAGAACGCCTTTTAACCTGGCGCTCCAGAAGTTCGAGGACGACCGAATGATgcacctgctgctgctcgagcaGGCGACCGGACCAGAGTGCATGAAGCAGATGCTACAACACCTGGGAAAGCTGTCGTCGAGTTCGCCCATCGGCGAGATGCTGATACGACACCTGGTGCGTCGCAAAGGCGAGATCTCACGCGATGAGCTCGATACCCATAGAGTCAGCAACGATCTGCAGAAGTACCACGAGCGATGCGTCAAAGAAATTTCGGAGCTTCACAAGCATGTTTTCTACGAGAACGTCACCTTGCACACTCTGCTTTGCAAGACCAGCCGAGAGCTGTCTTTACTGGCTCGCAACGAGAGCCTCGTCCAAGCTTTCGAGGCCAGTGACTACCAGTCAAAGTACCCGATTTATGAGCGAATTTTGAAGGATTCCATGCGAGCCGCCCAAAACATGAATAAACTAACAATCGGAGCCGAGAACATGCTGGTACGATTGTTCAAACGCGAGCTACCGCACTTGATGAACCACATGATCATCAATTATCTTAGCAACACTGACCTGCGCATACTAAACAGCATAGAAATGCAGATGCAGTAG